The sequence below is a genomic window from Oscillospiraceae bacterium.
ATGACGTCGTCGTCCAGAGGGAAGCCGAACTTGGAATCCTTCTTTCCGGTGACGATATAGTCGTGAGTATCCACCTTGATACCCGGCGTGATGCGGTAGAGGACGTTCATCTTTCGGCTCTTGGCCGCACAAATGCCCTCGATGAGCTTTAGCTCCTGGGGGGAGTCAATGATGATGCGCCCGATACCGTACTCCACAGCCAGCTCCAGCTCAGAGGGAAGCTTGTTGTTGCCGTTGAACTCGATGCGATCGGCCGGGAAGCCGGACTTGATGGCGGCGTAGAGCTCGCCGCCCGACACGACGTCAATGCATACGCCCTCACGCTCGCAGAGCTTCAGCATAGCGGTACAACAAAACGCCTTGCAGGCATATGCCACACGGGTATTCTCCCACTTGCTAAGGAACGCTTTCCGGAGCTCCGCGAAACGGCTTGCCATGTCCGTCTCAGAAAAGACATAGAGTGGCGTACCGTACTTTTTTGCTAATGCTCTGGCGTCGCAGCCATCGAAATACAGCGTGTTATTTCTAATTTGTTTTGTCATGTATGTTCCACTCCTATCATCACGATATTACCCTTGTCCAAAAACAGAGCAACATCGGTGCCAGCTTTGTTAAACTAACTCAAATCCTTGTGAACAAAGAGCTTTCATGGCGGGATTATTCATCTCCTTTTCCTTGGTTCCAGAAAATCGGATAAATACCAGCGGTGAATTCCACTATACTGGCAAGCTGTCGAAAGATCGGGACAACTACTCGTTTTCAGCTCCGATAGTTGGCTTAAAGGCAGCAGTACCCATGTTGCAACCTGTCCAGCCTGTTCGGGGAATTCGAGGCGCTGGGCAAGGATAGCCGGGAGGTAGAGAACTATAACTTATTATACGAGCTTGCGCGTCAAAGCAAATGCTGAGCCAGTCTGAGGCTATCAGGCGAGCCGCCCCATGGGGCAGACACGATAGAACAACTGCCCGAAGAACCATGGGGTGCGGCCACATTGCTGTAATTTAAAAATGAGGAGATCTTCTGCCTGCGTCAAGAAGTTGAAATTCTGAAGCGCCACGTGGAAAGGCTGGGTGGAGATTGGACGGGGCTCGACAGCCTGATGAAAAAGAGTAGAGCTTCATAAAAATACGAGAAAAGCGCCCGCTGTTGCATCAGCGGGCGCTTCCTGTTTGGAGGAAAGGAAATGTCAGAAATACGCAGACGCTGGGAGCCCTCGTTCAAAGTCCCCAACTGTCTTATCAAGGTTTTTTCCCTCAGCTTCAGCGCCCGCCGGATGGGGGCGGTACTCTTCAGCAGGAGAAACCATCTGGGAGCTTGCCGGCGCAGCCAGGCGTCGTTGGCCAAGCTGGCCGGGTGCTCCGTGACCACTGCCCGTAAGGCCCTCCTGGAGTTGGAGGATGCAGGATATATCACACGTTCGCAAAATCACCGGTACAACGAGATGTTAGGCAGGTTTGTGTACGACCAATACACGTACCACTGTGAAGTTTGGTTCCACGGTGGTTTCACCCTGGTGCCCTGGAATCTGTTAGGCCACCCTCTCAAAAGCAGCGCGTTCGTCCTATGCCTCTACCTGCACCTCCAGGCTGGAAACAATTATAGGGCTTTCCCAAGCCTGAACCTCATCTGCAAATATCTCGGGATAGGCAAGGCCACTGTATGCCGCGCCCTCCGGGAGTTGAGAGATTTTGGCCGGATTTACTCTGAATTCTGCATCAAAGTGAATCACGTCTATAGCTACAACTCCTATTACCTGATCCGCAATGCCGTGTGCTGCCCTGACGCCGTTCCAGCGGCCCAGGGCCGACCCGGGCGTGACCGCCCGGTACATTGTCCAACGAATTGGGGTCACTTCACCCGGGGCGGTTACTTCTTTTGTGTGGCCAAAAAGAGGCCGATAATGCCGATGATGACCATACAAAACTGAAAAACCTCCGAGTATGTAGGGCTATTCATAGGGCATCCCCCTCTCGTTGGAGGGGCAAGAGTCCCCTCCAACGAGAGGGGGATGCCAACCGCCTAACGATGAATTGTCCTGAATAGGGAGAGCATGCTAATGGGAAGTATAATTCTTCCATTTTACTTTATATTGGCATTATGCTATGATAAATATTTTATCAATAATTTGTGAAAATCGATGACATATTTAAAAATCAACAAGAGGTCACTTCGCTTAGAAGGTGGCCTCTTATTTTTTTCATTTGGAAAGGTCGTGAAAGGATCACGGGAGACAAGAACCCTAAAAGACGGGAGAAAAAGAAGAAGTCGGCAGTCAAACCATTTGCGGAGCAAATAGTCTCGCCGGAGCCGGAGTTGATCAAAAAGCAGAAGAAAAAGCAGTGACAAAGGAAAGAGGGTGGAAACTTCTGAAGAAGAGCAGGGTTCTGGTAGGCAGCCCCATCTGCCAAAAGCCGGAGATCCTAAAAGCATTTCTGAATTCTTTGCGCAGCTTGAAACAGGAACGTATATCCGTCGATTATATCTTTGTAGACGACAACAAAGATACGGCTTCCAGCCAAACGTTGGCCGAGTTCCTGCCGGAGGCTTCTAAAGTCGTGATCCTTCCCGGAGAAGCGGAGCAGGACTACCTCTGCGATGAGGAGTCCCACCACTGGAACGATACGCTGATGCACAAGGTCGCCGATTTCAAGAACACGATGATCGAATACGCCCTTGCCGACCAGTACGACTACCTGTTCTTTGTAGACTCGGATTTGGTCCTGCACCCGAATTTGCTGGAGTTGCTGAGATCCTGTAAAAAGGACATCGTCTCCGAGGTGTTTTGGACCCGGTGACACGATGGCCTACCGCTGGAGCCCAACGTCTGGCTGTATGACGAGTACGATTTGACCCCAAAAAAGTTAGGCGAATAGCTCAGCGAGCCAGAGGCCGCTGCCCGCCGGGATGGATTTTTGACGCGGTTGCGCACGCCGGGGATCTATGAGGTCGGAGGTCTGGGCGCGTGCACCTTGATCTCGCGTTGCGCCCTCAAGCGGGGCGTCAGCTTCGCACCTATCCCCAACCTGACCATCCACGGGGAGGACCGCTTTTTCTGCATCCGCGCCGCGGTTCTGGGGCTCGGGCTGTACGTGGATACCCGGTCGCCCGCTTACCATATTTACTGGGAGCAGGATCTGGAGGGCGTCCTCACCTATGTCAGGAGTTGTCTAGACAGGTCGCACTCTTTGAAGACGATGCTCGGCGGCGAGCGTATCACGCTCTCCATGGTTGTGCGCAACGAGTAGGGCCGGTACCTGAGCCGGGTCCTGAAGGGGCTGGCGGAGCACATCGACGAGGCGGTCATCATCGACGACGGGAGTACCGACGGCACGGTGGGGCTGTGCCGGTCGCTTTTGCGGGGCATCCCCTTTCATATCATTCAAAATCACGCCTCAATGTTTGCCAATGAGGTGGAGCTTCGGAAAAAGCAGTGGGACGAGACGGTCAAGACAAATCCCGATTGGATCTTAAATTTGGACGCGGACGAGGTGATTGAGGACGGATTCTGGGTCCACGCGAGGGACATCGTGGGCGACCCAGCAAATGACGTCTGCTGTTTCCGCCTATACGACATGTGGAACGAGACGCAGTGCCGAGAAGACGCCTTCTGAACGCGCAGGCGGTCAGCCGTGCCTTCCTTCTGCGCTACCGGCCGGGCTATGATTACCAATGGCGTGAAACACCCCAGCACTGCGGCCGGTTCCCTCAAAATATCGAATTCCTTCCCAGAGCCAAGCGGGAGTTCCGCGTCAAGCACTTCGTCTGGTCCACTCCTGCGGACAGAACCGCGAAATATGCGCGCTACCAAAGGTTGGACCCCGGCGCACGCTACGGCTTACAGGAGCAGTTCGAGACAATCCTGGGCACCAACCCACACCTGGTTAGCTGGCGGAAACAATGAGCGCGGGGCCTGCGCGTATCAACGTCGGTATTGGCTTTGTCACCGGGCGCAAAAACTTCAAACGGGTGGCTAGGGCTTATCTGGAAAACTGGAACGAATCCGGCCTGCTGAACCGCAAAAAATATGCGCTCCATCTCTTTGTGGCGTATGACCTGAAGTATATGGGCACCGATGCCAGCGATTATTAAATCACGGATGAGGACGTGCTGGGCACGGTGGATTCCGCTCACTATCTGGGCAGTGCCGCCATCGCCAACGAGGTACGGCTCCTGGTTAGGCAGTCTGTCATCACTCCGGAGGAAGCCAAGCTGATTTTCGGCGAGGGCTATGCTATGAAACGCAACGCCATCTTATACTTTGCCCTCAAATACGAAATGGACTCCTCCGTCCTAATCCGGTGTCTTTGAAGCTGCCAGACGAAGCATCCCCGTACGTGGTTTGCCAGCATTACGAAAAGCTCTCTTGTATGCCATGTCCTGTGATATGCTTTTACTCATGAAGGATGTGGCCTCCTCTTGGTCTGGTAGGTGTGTGATAACTCAACAACCGATGTGGCTCCATCCTTCTTATACCTTTCTTAATTGTTCAACATCTATTGTACTCCTACAGTTCGTGGTGTATTAGATTTTTATACCCACTTTACTTTTTAGAATAATTAGTTCTTCCCCCTAGACCTTCCTTGCAGGTTTTATCAGCAGGTCTTATTTATTTGTTACATAGCGGTCTTGCCCTGCTCCAAACACTCACTGTCCTCCTGAGCAATTTTCTGACCCAGCTTACGCATCTCGGGGACGATGAACAGGGCAACAATGATACCG
It includes:
- a CDS encoding hypothetical protein (possible pseudo due to internal stop codon), which translates into the protein MTKERGWKLLKKSRVLVGSPICQKPEILKAFLNSLRSLKQERISVDYIFVDDNKDTASSQTLAEFLPEASKVVILPGEAEQDYLCDEESHHWNDTLMHKVADFKNTMIEYALADQYDYLFFVDSDLVLHPNLLELLRSCKKDIVSEVFWTR
- a CDS encoding hypothetical protein (frameshifted, deletion at around 3827033), with the translated sequence MPRRRLLNAQAVSRAFLLRYRPGYDYQWRETPQHCGRFPQNIEFLPRAKREFRVKHFVWSTPADRTAKYARYQRLDPGARYGLQEQFETILGTNPHLVSWRKQ
- a CDS encoding hypothetical protein (frameshifted, deletion at around 3827033;~possible pseudo due to internal stop codon), with translation MGLCRSLLRGIPFHIIQNHASMFANEVELRKKQWDETVKTNPDWILNLDADEVIEDGFWVHARDIVGDPANDVCCFRLYDMWNETQCREDAF
- a CDS encoding hypothetical protein (possible pseudo due to internal stop codon), producing the protein MRTPGIYEVGGLGACTLISRCALKRGVSFAPIPNLTIHGEDRFFCIRAAVLGLGLYVDTRSPAYHIYWEQDLEGVLTYVRSCLDRSHSLKTMLGGERITLSMVVRNE